The Drosophila mauritiana strain mau12 chromosome 2R, ASM438214v1, whole genome shotgun sequence genome has a segment encoding these proteins:
- the LOC117138668 gene encoding protein grainyhead isoform X10, with protein sequence MYATTGGTQIYLQTSHPSTASGAGGGAGPAGAAGGGGVSMQAQSPSPGPYITANDYGMYTASRLPPGPPPTSTTTFIAEPSYYREYFAPDGQGGYVPASTRSLYGDVDVSVSQPGGVVTYEGRFAGSVPPPATTTVLTSVHHHQQQQQQQQQQQQHQQQQHHQQQQHHSQDGKSNGGATPLYAKAITAAGLTVDLPSPDSGIGTDAITPRDQTNIQQSFDYTELCQPGTLIDANGSIPVSVNSIQQRTVVHGSQNSPTTSLVDTSTNGSTRSRPWHDFGRQNDADKIQIPKIFTNVGFRYHLESPISSSQRREDDRITYINKGQFYGITLEYVHDAEKPIKNTTVKSVIMLMFREEKSPEDEIKAWQFWHSRQHSVKQRILDADTKNSVGLVGCIEEVSHNAIAVYWNPLESSAKINIAVQCLSTDFSSQKGVKGLPLHVQIDTFEDPRDTAVFHRGYCQIKVFCDKGAERKTRDEERRAAKRKMTATGRKKLDELYHPVTDRSEFYGMQDFAKPPVLFSPAEDMEKVGQLGIGAATGMTFNPLSNGNSNSNSHSSLQSFYGHETDSPDLKGASPFLLHGQKVATPTLKFHNHFPPDMQTDKKDHILDQNMLTSTPLTDFGPPMKRGRMTPPTSERVMLYVRQENEEVYTPLHVVPPTTIGLLNAIENKYKISTTSINNIYRTNKKGITAKIDDDMISFYCNEDIFLLEVQQIEDDLYDVTLTELPNQ encoded by the exons ATGTATGCAACCACGGGCGGCACACAGATCTACCTACAG ACCTCACATCCCAGCACGGCGAGCGGAGCGGGCGGCGGCGCCGGACCCGCTGGAGCcgccggcggcggcggtgtGTCCATGCAGGCGCAAAGTCCCAGTCCGGGTCCCTATATCACGGCCAATGACTATGGCATGTACACGGCCAGTCGCCTGCCACCAGGTCCCCCgcccaccagcaccaccacgtTCATAGCGGAGCCCTCCTACTATCGGGAATACTTTGCGCCGGACGGCCAGGGTGGCTATGTGCCGGCCAGCACGAGGTCCTTGTACGGCGACGTGGACGTATCCGTATCTCAGCCCGGCGGAGTGGTCACCTATGAGGGCCGCTTCGCCGGCAGCGTTCCCCCgcccgccaccaccaccgtgCTAACCAGCgtgcaccaccaccagcaacagcagcagcagcaacaacagcagcagcaacaccagcagcaacagcaccaccagcagcaacagcaccatTCGCAGGATGGCAAGAGCAACGGCGGAGCCACGCCACTCTATGCCAAAGCCATCACGGCGGCGGGTCTAACGGTGGATCTGCCAAGTCCGGATTCGGGCATTGGCACGGATGCCATCACACCGCGGGATCAGACCAATATCCAACAG TCCTTCGATTACACGGAATTGTGCCAGCCGGGCACGCTGATCGATGCCAATGGCAGCATACCCGTCAGCGTGAACAGCATCCAGCAGAGGACGGTGGTCCATGGCAGCCAGAACAGCCCAACCACATCGCTGGTGGACACCAGCACCAATGGATCCACGCGATCGCGGCCCTGGCACGACTTTGGACGCCAGAATGATGCCGACAAAATACAAATACCAAAAAT CTTCACAAACGTGGGCTTCCGATATCACCTGGAGAGCCCCATCAGCTCATCGCAGAGGCGCGAGGACGATCGCATCACCTACATCAACAAGGGTCAGTTCTACGGAATAACGCTGGAGTATGTGCACGATGCGGAAAAGCCCATCAAGAACACCACCGTCAAG AGTGTGATCATGCTAATGTTCCGCGAGGAGAAGAGTCCCGAGGATGAGATCAAGGCCTGGCAATTCTGGCACAGTCGTCAGCATTCCGTGAAGCAGAGAATCTTGGATGCAG ATACGAAGAACTCGGTTGGCCTCGTTGGCTGCATCGAGGAAGTGTCGCACAATGCCATCGCCGTCTACTGGAATCCGCTGGAGAGCTCCGCCAAG ATCAACATTGCGGTTCAGTGTTTGAGCACGGATTTCAGCAGTCAAAAGGGAGTTAAG GGCCTGCCGCTGCACGTACAAATCGACACATTCGAGGACCCCAGAGATACGGCGGTCTTCCACCGCGGCTACTGTCAGATAAAGGTCTTCTGCGATAAG GGCGCCGAGCGAAAGACGCGCGATGAGGAGCGGCGGGCCGCCAAGCGAAAGATGACAGCCACGGGCAGAAAGAAGCTGGACGAGCTTTACCATCCGGTGACGGATCGGTCCGAGTTCTATGGCATGCAGGACTTCGCCAAGCCGCCGGTGCTGTTCTCGCCCGCCGAGGACATGGAGAAGGTAGGTCAGCTGGGCATTGGCGCTGCCACCGGCATGACATTCAACCCCCTGAGCAACGgcaactccaactccaactcgCACTCGTCCTTGCAGAGCTTCTACGGCCATGAGACTGACTCGCCGGACCTGAAGGGGGCCTCACCGTTCCTGCTCCACGGCCAGAAGGTGGCCACGCCGACGCTCAAGTTCCACAACCACTTTCCGCCCGACATGCAGAC CGATAAGAAGGATCACATACTGGACCAGAACATGCTGACCAGCACACCCCTGACCGACTTCGGTCCGCCGATGAAGCGCGGCAGGATGACGCCGCCGACCTCGGAGCGCGTGATGCTGTACGTGCGGCAGGAGAACGAGGAGGTGTACACGCCGCTGCACGTGGTGCCGCCCACCACGATCGGCCTGTTGAATGCG AttgaaaacaaatacaaaatctCAACAACGAGCATAAATAACATTTATCGCACAAACAAGAAGGG GATTACTGCGAAAATTGACGATGACATGATATCGTTCTACTGCAACGAGGACATCTTCCTGCTGGAGGTGCAACAGATCGAGGACGACCTGTACGATGTGACGCTCACGGAGCTGCCCAACCAGTAG
- the LOC117138668 gene encoding protein grainyhead isoform X9 encodes MQEATSTTNYALSYTDWMSEPRRGFNLDSLHAGHVESDTQQQQHHQQLLHHYYSPGDQVKDQGLGLPLSHQQDHHGHQLTAAGLMQAVAAEIQLNEDQEQLHPTASQNSPYPIYSYYRSEGERANNGSPGADLPWSGKLNGQTTPIDVSGLSQNEIQGFLLGSHPSSSATVSTTGVVSTTTISHHQQQQQQQQQQQQQQQHQQQQQQHPGDIVSAAGVGSTGSIVSSAAQQQQQQLISIKREPEDLRKDPKNGNIAGAATANGPGSVITQKSFDYTELCQPGTLIDANGSIPVSVNSIQQRTVVHGSQNSPTTSLVDTSTNGSTRSRPWHDFGRQNDADKIQIPKIFTNVGFRYHLESPISSSQRREDDRITYINKGQFYGITLEYVHDAEKPIKNTTVKSVIMLMFREEKSPEDEIKAWQFWHSRQHSVKQRILDADTKNSVGLVGCIEEVSHNAIAVYWNPLESSAKINIAVQCLSTDFSSQKGVKGLPLHVQIDTFEDPRDTAVFHRGYCQIKVFCDKGAERKTRDEERRAAKRKMTATGRKKLDELYHPVTDRSEFYGMQDFAKPPVLFSPAEDMEKVGQLGIGAATGMTFNPLSNGNSNSNSHSSLQSFYGHETDSPDLKGASPFLLHGQKVATPTLKFHNHFPPDMQTDKKDHILDQNMLTSTPLTDFGPPMKRGRMTPPTSERVMLYVRQENEEVYTPLHVVPPTTIGLLNAIENKYKISTTSINNIYRTNKKGITAKIDDDMISFYCNEDIFLLEVQQIEDDLYDVTLTELPNQ; translated from the exons ATGCAGGAAGCCACGAGCACTACGAATTATGCCCTATCATATACGGACTGGATGTCCGAGCCACG GCGAGGCTTCAACTTGGACTCACTGCACGCGGGGCACGTGGAAAGCGAtacccagcagcagcagcaccaccagcagctaCTCCATCACTACTACAGCCCAGGTGATCAGGTCAAGGATCAGGGATTGGGTTTGCCCCTGAGCCACCAGCAGGATCACCATGGTCACCAACTCACGGCTGCGGGTTTGATGCAGGCCGTTGCCGCGGAGATCCAGCTGAACGAGGATCAGGAGCAACTGCATCCGACTGCCTCCCAAAATAGTCCTTATCCCATCTATAGCTACTATCGCAGCGAAGGCGAAAGGGCGAACAATGGTTCTCCCGGTGCCGATCTGCCCTGGAG TGGAAAGCTCAATGGCCAGACCACACCTATCGATGTCTCTGGCCTATCGCAAAATGAGATTCAAGGCTTTCTGCTCGGCTCACACCCCTCGTCATCGGCGACGGTCAGCACAACCGGCGTTGTCTCCACGACAACGATCTCgcatcaccagcagcagcagcagcagcaacagcaacagcagcagcagcagcaacaccagcagcagcagcagcaacatcccGGCGACATTGTTAGTGCCGCTGGCGTGGGGAGCACGGGCTCCATTGTCTCCTCTGCggcgcaacagcagcagcagcaactaaTTAGCATCAAACGAGAGCCCGAAGACTTGCGCAAGGATCCCAAGAATGGCAACATTGCCggtgcagcaacagcaaatggACCCGGATCGGTCATAACGCAGAAG TCCTTCGATTACACGGAATTGTGCCAGCCGGGCACGCTGATCGATGCCAATGGCAGCATACCCGTCAGCGTGAACAGCATCCAGCAGAGGACGGTGGTCCATGGCAGCCAGAACAGCCCAACCACATCGCTGGTGGACACCAGCACCAATGGATCCACGCGATCGCGGCCCTGGCACGACTTTGGACGCCAGAATGATGCCGACAAAATACAAATACCAAAAAT CTTCACAAACGTGGGCTTCCGATATCACCTGGAGAGCCCCATCAGCTCATCGCAGAGGCGCGAGGACGATCGCATCACCTACATCAACAAGGGTCAGTTCTACGGAATAACGCTGGAGTATGTGCACGATGCGGAAAAGCCCATCAAGAACACCACCGTCAAG AGTGTGATCATGCTAATGTTCCGCGAGGAGAAGAGTCCCGAGGATGAGATCAAGGCCTGGCAATTCTGGCACAGTCGTCAGCATTCCGTGAAGCAGAGAATCTTGGATGCAG ATACGAAGAACTCGGTTGGCCTCGTTGGCTGCATCGAGGAAGTGTCGCACAATGCCATCGCCGTCTACTGGAATCCGCTGGAGAGCTCCGCCAAG ATCAACATTGCGGTTCAGTGTTTGAGCACGGATTTCAGCAGTCAAAAGGGAGTTAAG GGCCTGCCGCTGCACGTACAAATCGACACATTCGAGGACCCCAGAGATACGGCGGTCTTCCACCGCGGCTACTGTCAGATAAAGGTCTTCTGCGATAAG GGCGCCGAGCGAAAGACGCGCGATGAGGAGCGGCGGGCCGCCAAGCGAAAGATGACAGCCACGGGCAGAAAGAAGCTGGACGAGCTTTACCATCCGGTGACGGATCGGTCCGAGTTCTATGGCATGCAGGACTTCGCCAAGCCGCCGGTGCTGTTCTCGCCCGCCGAGGACATGGAGAAGGTAGGTCAGCTGGGCATTGGCGCTGCCACCGGCATGACATTCAACCCCCTGAGCAACGgcaactccaactccaactcgCACTCGTCCTTGCAGAGCTTCTACGGCCATGAGACTGACTCGCCGGACCTGAAGGGGGCCTCACCGTTCCTGCTCCACGGCCAGAAGGTGGCCACGCCGACGCTCAAGTTCCACAACCACTTTCCGCCCGACATGCAGAC CGATAAGAAGGATCACATACTGGACCAGAACATGCTGACCAGCACACCCCTGACCGACTTCGGTCCGCCGATGAAGCGCGGCAGGATGACGCCGCCGACCTCGGAGCGCGTGATGCTGTACGTGCGGCAGGAGAACGAGGAGGTGTACACGCCGCTGCACGTGGTGCCGCCCACCACGATCGGCCTGTTGAATGCG AttgaaaacaaatacaaaatctCAACAACGAGCATAAATAACATTTATCGCACAAACAAGAAGGG GATTACTGCGAAAATTGACGATGACATGATATCGTTCTACTGCAACGAGGACATCTTCCTGCTGGAGGTGCAACAGATCGAGGACGACCTGTACGATGTGACGCTCACGGAGCTGCCCAACCAGTAG